The nucleotide sequence TTTACacgaagataaaagatattatccTAGCGCCTTAGAAGTATACGGTCCAGAGgtaattaatatgatttttaaatataacagaTCAGAAAGGTTCtacttttcacttttttatatGGCTGTTTATTTAATAGGTTGAAACTCTTGTACAAGAAGAAGATGCGCAACCATTGGACAAACCTTTGATAGAACCCACCAGAAAAcctaaatttcaaataaaacaacaacaacttcCAGAGACAACTTACAGCATTGAATTCTTAGCTGACATGATGGACGCGCCTCATTTAATTAGAAACGTTGTATTACTTGGACATTTGCATCATGGGAAAACCACTTTGGTGGATTGCCTGATACGACAAACTCATCCTTACATACACAGTGTAACGGATGAAAAACCTTTAAGGTAACAAGGTTCgatggaaaataattattggtTGTTTATGTTAAAAATTCTGCTAATTCAGGTATACCGACACTTTGTTCACGGAGCAACAACGTGGAGTATCCACAAAAGCGACACCTGTAACTCTACTGCTACAAGATGTAAAGTCAAAATcgtatttgttaaatatattcgatacTCCGGGTCATGTGAATTTTTCGGACgaagcaacagcagcaatTCGTTTGTCCGATGGTGCAATACTTATCGTGGATGCAGCAGAGGGTGTAATGCTTAACACGGAACGTCTATTAAAACATGCATTACAAGAGAAACTAGCATTGACAGTATGCATTAACAAAATAGATCGTCTCGTTTTGGAACTGAAGTTACCACCTTTGGATGcgtattataaattacgaCATATCATTGAAGAAATCAATGGTTTAATAGCATTGTATTCAGATTCAGAAAATCCGGCCTTTGTCTCACCAGCAATTGGAAACGTCTGTTTCGCCAGTTCCGAATATAATGTTTGTTTTACCCTTAAATCTTTTGCAGCTCTTTATGCAAAGAGTTATTCAACACTTAATACGAATGAATTCTCAAAGAGATTATGGGGAGATATATACTTCAACTCGAAAACGCGAAAGTTTACGAAAAAACCGCCACATAATACGGCACAACGTAGctttatagaatttatattagaaccactttacaaaatatttgctCAAGTAGTTGGAGATGTAGATACGACTTTGCCAGACGGTTAGTATATTTCTCTATGAACAAATTGAAAGTATTACCAAGTACAATTACATTCACTAAACTATGTGATTGCAGTTCTAAGCGAATTAGGAATTAGACTGACGtcggaagaaatgaaaatgaatatcaGACCACTTTTGCGTTTGGTGTGTACACGTTTTTTGGGAGATATGTGTGGTCTAGTGGATATGTGTGTCATGCACGTTCCTAGTCCTCAAGCACATGCACCTATAAAAGTTCAACATGTATATACTGGTCCTATAGACTCTCCTCTTGCACAAGACATGGTCAATTGTGACCCTgaggtaaatatttttatccaaAAAATATAGCAATTATTTGTCGTATCTTATTcttgaataatatttctcttttcttctaggGAAGATTAATGATTCATAGTACGAAAATGTATCCAACCGAGGACTGCACGTTGTTCGTCGTTTTGGGAAGAGTAATGTCGGGAACACTTCAAGCAGGACAACGTGTACGCGTCTTAGGAGAGGCGTATTCGCGAACGGACGAAGAAGATTCGCGTGTGCTCACCGTCGGTCGATTATGGATAAGCGAAGCAcgttattcgatcgaattgaGTCGTGTACCTGCAGGAAATTGGGTACTTATAGAGGGAATCGACAGACCGATCGTAAAAACCAGCACCATCACCGATCTTAACAATACGGACGATCTACACATTTTCCGACCATTGAAATTTAATACGCAGAGCGTTATTAAAATTGCTGTTGAACCAGTCAATCCGTCGGAACTTCCGAAGATGTTAGATGGTTTGAGAAAAGTGAACAAAAGTTATCCATTATTGGGCACGCGCGTAGAGGAAAGCGGAGAGCATGTTGTGTTGGGAACTGGCGAGTTGTATCTGGACTGTGCCATGCACGATCTGCGTCGCATGTATTCTGAGATAGATATCAAGGTCGCAGATCCTGTGGTCGCTTTCGCTGAAACAGTAGTGGAAACCAGTTCTCTCAAATGCTTTGCCGAAACACCGaacaagagaaataaattgacGATGATTGCGGAACCACTCGAGCGAGGTCTTGCGGAAGATATTGAAGCTGAACACGTAAAGATCACTTGGAACAAGTGAGTAGGATATAGAATATTAGATTTGATAAACGTCATCTAACACATCTTATACGCATATACATGTTCGTCGTTTCGTCCtgcgttagaaaaaaattaggagAATTTTTCCAAACGAAATACGACTGGGACTTGTTGGCTGCACGAAGTATATGGGCGTTCGGACCAGACGCAACGGGTCCTAACATTTTGGTGGACGATACACTACCGTCCGAAGTGGACAAAACGTTGTTGAGCAGTGCTCGCGACGCCATCATTCAAGGGTTTCAATGGGGTACACGCGAAGGGCCACTTTGCGAGGAACCTATTCGAAACGTTAAGTTCAAAATCCTCGATGCAGTGATCGCTCAAGAACCATTACATAGAGGAGGTACGTATCTTGATAATTAAATAGCGTCACTACGATTCGTCTATTTGTTTGTTACCTTTATATTCAGGTGGTCAAATCATTCCTACCGCGAGGAGAGTCGCTTATTCGGCATTTTTAATGGCCACGCCGAGATTAATGGAGccatattttttcgttgaaGTTCAAGCACCGGCTGATTGCGTGTCCGCTGTTTATACCGTTTTAGCGAAACGGCGAGGTCACGTTACTCAAGATGCACCTGTTCCAGGAAGTCCATTATACACGATCAAAGCTTTTATACCGGCTATCGATAGTTTCGGTTTCGAGACGGATCTACGAACGCATACGCAAGGTCAAGCATTTTGTTTGTCAGTGTTTCATCACTGGCAAATCGTACCTGGAGATCCTCTTGACAAAACCATTACCATTAGACCATTGGAACCACAACCGGCCACGCATTTGGCCAGAGAATTTATGTTGAAAACGCGTAGACGTAAAGGTTTATCCGAGGATGTCTCGATCAACAAATTCTTCGACGATCCTATGTTGCTAGAATTGGCGCGACAagatgtattatta is from Vespula vulgaris chromosome 22, iyVesVulg1.1, whole genome shotgun sequence and encodes:
- the LOC127071498 gene encoding 116 kDa U5 small nuclear ribonucleoprotein component isoform X1, which codes for MDADLYDEFGNYIGPDLASESEDEAEYGNVGDDAEDRERSDEEMEDDKDESRDNTEQGSSTAVVLHEDKRYYPSALEVYGPEVETLVQEEDAQPLDKPLIEPTRKPKFQIKQQQLPETTYSIEFLADMMDAPHLIRNVVLLGHLHHGKTTLVDCLIRQTHPYIHSVTDEKPLRYTDTLFTEQQRGVSTKATPVTLLLQDVKSKSYLLNIFDTPGHVNFSDEATAAIRLSDGAILIVDAAEGVMLNTERLLKHALQEKLALTVCINKIDRLVLELKLPPLDAYYKLRHIIEEINGLIALYSDSENPAFVSPAIGNVCFASSEYNVCFTLKSFAALYAKSYSTLNTNEFSKRLWGDIYFNSKTRKFTKKPPHNTAQRSFIEFILEPLYKIFAQVVGDVDTTLPDVLSELGIRLTSEEMKMNIRPLLRLVCTRFLGDMCGLVDMCVMHVPSPQAHAPIKVQHVYTGPIDSPLAQDMVNCDPEGRLMIHSTKMYPTEDCTLFVVLGRVMSGTLQAGQRVRVLGEAYSRTDEEDSRVLTVGRLWISEARYSIELSRVPAGNWVLIEGIDRPIVKTSTITDLNNTDDLHIFRPLKFNTQSVIKIAVEPVNPSELPKMLDGLRKVNKSYPLLGTRVEESGEHVVLGTGELYLDCAMHDLRRMYSEIDIKVADPVVAFAETVVETSSLKCFAETPNKRNKLTMIAEPLERGLAEDIEAEHVKITWNKKKLGEFFQTKYDWDLLAARSIWAFGPDATGPNILVDDTLPSEVDKTLLSSARDAIIQGFQWGTREGPLCEEPIRNVKFKILDAVIAQEPLHRGGGQIIPTARRVAYSAFLMATPRLMEPYFFVEVQAPADCVSAVYTVLAKRRGHVTQDAPVPGSPLYTIKAFIPAIDSFGFETDLRTHTQGQAFCLSVFHHWQIVPGDPLDKTITIRPLEPQPATHLAREFMLKTRRRKGLSEDVSINKFFDDPMLLELARQDVLLNYPL
- the LOC127071498 gene encoding 116 kDa U5 small nuclear ribonucleoprotein component isoform X2; amino-acid sequence: MDADLYDEFGNYIGPDLASESEDEAEYGNVGDDAEDRERSDEEMEDDKDESRDNTEQGSSTAVVLHEDKRYYPSALEVYGPEVETLVQEEDAQPLDKPLIEPTRKPKFQIKQQQLPETTYSIEFLADMMDAPHLIRNVVLLGHLHHGKTTLVDCLIRQTHPYIHSVTDEKPLRYTDTLFTEQQRGVSTKATPVTLLLQDVKSKSYLLNIFDTPGHVNFSDEATAAIRLSDGAILIVDAAEGVMLNTERLLKHALQEKLALTVCINKIDRLVLELKLPPLDAYYKLRHIIEEINGLIALYSDSENPAFVSPAIGNVCFASSEYNVCFTLKSFAALYAKSYSTLNTNEFSKRLWGDIYFNSKTRKFTKKPPHNTAQRSFIEFILEPLYKIFAQVVGDVDTTLPDVLSELGIRLTSEEMKMNIRPLLRLVCTRFLGDMCGLVDMCVMHVPSPQAHAPIKVQHVYTGPIDSPLAQDMVNCDPEGRLMIHSTKMYPTEDCTLFVVLGRVMSGTLQAGQRVRVLGEAYSRTDEEDSRVLTVGRLWISEARYSIELSRVPAGNWVLIEGIDRPIVKTSTITDLNNTDDLHIFRPLKFNTQSVIKIAVEPVNPSELPKMLDGLRKVNKSYPLLGTRVEESGEHVVLGTGELYLDCAMHDLRRMYSEIDIKVADPVVAFAETVVETSSLKCFAETPNKRNKLTMIAEPLERGLAEDIEAEHVKITWNKKKLGEFFQTKYDWDLLAARSIWAFGPDATGPNILVDDTLPSEVDKTLLSSARDAIIQGFQWGTREGPLCEEPIRNVKFKILDAVIAQEPLHRGVQAPADCVSAVYTVLAKRRGHVTQDAPVPGSPLYTIKAFIPAIDSFGFETDLRTHTQGQAFCLSVFHHWQIVPGDPLDKTITIRPLEPQPATHLAREFMLKTRRRKGLSEDVSINKFFDDPMLLELARQDVLLNYPL
- the LOC127071498 gene encoding 116 kDa U5 small nuclear ribonucleoprotein component isoform X3, translating into MEDDKDESRDNTEQGSSTAVVLHEDKRYYPSALEVYGPEVETLVQEEDAQPLDKPLIEPTRKPKFQIKQQQLPETTYSIEFLADMMDAPHLIRNVVLLGHLHHGKTTLVDCLIRQTHPYIHSVTDEKPLRYTDTLFTEQQRGVSTKATPVTLLLQDVKSKSYLLNIFDTPGHVNFSDEATAAIRLSDGAILIVDAAEGVMLNTERLLKHALQEKLALTVCINKIDRLVLELKLPPLDAYYKLRHIIEEINGLIALYSDSENPAFVSPAIGNVCFASSEYNVCFTLKSFAALYAKSYSTLNTNEFSKRLWGDIYFNSKTRKFTKKPPHNTAQRSFIEFILEPLYKIFAQVVGDVDTTLPDVLSELGIRLTSEEMKMNIRPLLRLVCTRFLGDMCGLVDMCVMHVPSPQAHAPIKVQHVYTGPIDSPLAQDMVNCDPEGRLMIHSTKMYPTEDCTLFVVLGRVMSGTLQAGQRVRVLGEAYSRTDEEDSRVLTVGRLWISEARYSIELSRVPAGNWVLIEGIDRPIVKTSTITDLNNTDDLHIFRPLKFNTQSVIKIAVEPVNPSELPKMLDGLRKVNKSYPLLGTRVEESGEHVVLGTGELYLDCAMHDLRRMYSEIDIKVADPVVAFAETVVETSSLKCFAETPNKRNKLTMIAEPLERGLAEDIEAEHVKITWNKKKLGEFFQTKYDWDLLAARSIWAFGPDATGPNILVDDTLPSEVDKTLLSSARDAIIQGFQWGTREGPLCEEPIRNVKFKILDAVIAQEPLHRGGGQIIPTARRVAYSAFLMATPRLMEPYFFVEVQAPADCVSAVYTVLAKRRGHVTQDAPVPGSPLYTIKAFIPAIDSFGFETDLRTHTQGQAFCLSVFHHWQIVPGDPLDKTITIRPLEPQPATHLAREFMLKTRRRKGLSEDVSINKFFDDPMLLELARQDVLLNYPL